The following is a genomic window from Fundidesulfovibrio soli.
GCCGTCCTCCATGCCGCAGGCCAGGTGCAGCCCGGCCCCGCTCCAGCACAGGCAGGAGACGGGGAAGCCCGGGTCCAGGCCCAGCGGGAAGGCGGTGAAGCGCTTGAGCTCCGCCAGGAGCACCGTGCCGTCGCCGAAACCGGCGGCAGCGAAGGGGATGCGCGTGTTGGCGGCCAGGGCGGTCATGCGGGCCTCCTCCTGCACGGCGAAGGCCACGGGCTCCGGGTGCTGGTTGAAGCAATCAGGCACGGGCCAGCAGACAACGGCCCGGGTGCCGGTGTGCATCAGGTAGCGCCCGTCCAGGGACCAGGCCAGCTGGCCGGGCTTGGCGGGCAGGCCGCCCAGTTGGAACACCTTGCGCGAGGCCAGGTCCACCACGTGGATGGCGTTCTCCTGGTGCCCGCAGGCCAGGAAGTTGCCGTCCGGGGAGAAGGCCGGGGCCAGGTTCAGGCCGCGCAATTCCAGAAAGATCGGTTCGGATGGCTCGTCCAGGTCCCACAAGGAGACGCCGCCCACGTGGGTGGCCGCCAGGATGCCCCCGGCCGGGCTGAAGGCCAGCCCGGAGACGTTGCCCTGGTGCGGGCCGTACTCGGTCATGGAGCCCAAGGACAGGTCGAACACCAGCACCGTGCGCCCGGCGGCCACGGCCAGGGTGCCGCCGTCCTGGCTTGCGGCCATGACCTCCAGCCAGTGCCCCGGGACTTCATGCACCATGGTGCATTCGCCCTCGGGCGAGGTGTAGACCAGCCTGCCGTCGTCGCCGCCGCTCAGCCAGCCGCCCTTGGGGTGCGCCGCCAGGGACATGCAGGAGCCCCCCTCGTGCGGCGCGAAGAAGCGCGCATCCTGCCCCTCCACGCCCATGACCGCGATGCGCCCGTCGCCCAGGGCGAAGGCCATCTCCGCGCTGTCGGCGCTGAAGGCGGCCCGCTCGGGGAAGGCCCCCAGGCTCCACTCCAGGATGCCGGAGCCCAGCTCCCTGGCGGCGGTCATGACGTCACCAGGCAGTCGCGGAAGGCGATCTGCAGGGCCAGGCTGTCCAGGCCACGGCCGATGAACACGGCCTTGCTGCTGCGCGGCTCGCCCTCTTTCCAGGGCATCCCGAAACCCATCTCCATGAGCATGTGCACCCCCTGGAACACCAGCCGCTGCCGTTCGCCCGGCAGATGCAGGATTCCCTTGCAGCGGTAGACGTTCTGCCCTTGGGCGTTGAGGAACTCGCCGATCCATTTCTTGAAGCGTTCGAAGTCCACGGCCTTGTCCGAGACCAGGGAGACGGACTGCACGTGCCCGTGGCTGTGCTCGTGCGCGCCCTCGTCCAGCAGCTCGGGCTCGATGTCCAGCAGGCGCAGCAGGTCGAAGGAGCGCCGCCCCATGACCTTCTCCAGGGGCACGTCGCAACGCGTGGCCGGGATGATCTCCACCGAGGGGTTGAGCTCACGGATGCGCGCCCGGGCCTCCTCCAGCCCGGCCTCGTCCACCAGGTCGCACTTGTTGAGGATCACGGCGTCGGCGAAGATCACCTGCTCGCGGGCCTCGGCGCTGCGTTCCAGCTGCCCCTGGAAGTGGCGGGCGTCCACCACGGCCACCACGGCGTCCAGCGCGGTGCGCTCCTTGGTCTCCTGATCCAGGAAGAAGGTCTGGATGACCGGGGCGGGGTCAGCCAGGCCCGTGGTCTCGATAATCACGCCGTCGAGGTGGCCCTTGCGGCGGATCAGCCCGCCCACCATGCGGATCAGGTCGCCGCGCACGGTGCAGCAGATGCAGCCGTTGTTCATCTCGAAGATTTCCTCGTCGCTGTGGGCCACGAGCTCGTTGTCGATGCCTACCTCACCGAATTCGTTGACGATCACGGCATAGCGTTTGCCGTGCTCCTGGGTGAGGATGCGGTTGAGCAGCGTGGTCTTTCCCGCGCCGAGATAGCCGGTGAGGACAGTAACCGGGATGGGGAGCATAAAACGGAGCCTCCGTGGGCGTTATTGCTGTGGAAAACCGGAGGAGGCTAGTTCCGGGAGGATTCCCTGTCAACCGGATGCCCCTGGGCCGCGCCGGACGGCAGCGGGAGCAGGGTGACCCGCGTCTCGTAGTAGGGGGTGCCCGAGCCGAGGGCGCTGGCCCGGGCCGCGGCCAGCCGGTTCAGGCCGTGCCCGGCCGCCAGCCAGCCGCCCCGCGCGCACAGGCAGACGTCGCGGCGTTGTGCCGCGTCGAACTCCACCAGCACCGTCACGCTGGCCTGGGCGTTTTGCAGGAGCGCGGGCGAGCCGTGGGCCAGCCCCAGTGCGGCCCCGGTGTCCGGGTGGATGCGCGCCGTGGGCAGGGTGGCGTGCTCGGCCAGGGTCAGCTCGGAGCAGAGGTGCTCCGCGCTGCCGATGGTCAGAAGCCACAGGGGCAGGGCCGGGGCCGGCATGGAGCGGGAGGGGGCCTGACCCAGGAAGTGGAACCTGCCGTCCGCCGTGGCGAACGGCCCTTCGGCCCAGGGGGCCATGGGCGCGTCCGGGTCGCGCAGGGGTCCGCGCCTGAGCTGCTCCAGGGTGAAGCCCTTGCCGATGAAGGGCTCGCAGAGCGCGCGCAGCCATTCGTCCCTGGGGCGCACATACTCCCCGGCGAAGGGGAAGCGCCCGGCCAGGTCCTGGTATATGTCGAACTGGGGGCGGCACTCCCCAACGGGCTCCACGGCCTTGTTCACCGGGCCCAGGAAGTTGTGCCCGTAGGCCGCCACCACGTCGTCCTCCTCCAGGAAGGTGGCGCAGGGCAGGAAGAGGTCCGCCAGGCGGGCGGTGTCGTCCAGGAAGTGGCCCAGGTGCACGGTGAACTCCCGGCTGGAGAAGGCCTCGGCCACGGTGTCGCTGTCCGGGGCCATGCACACGGGGTTGGCCGCGCTGGTGACGATCATGCGGATGGGAGGGTCCTTGGCGCCCAGGATCTCCCGGCCGATGCGCGCCATGAGCAGCCTGCGCCGGGGCGGGTGCAACTCGTGGCCCCAGGCGGACTGGTCGTAGGGGCCGTACTCCTCGAAGCCCTGGCTCACGCCGCCGCCTGGCAGGCCCACGTTGCCGGTCATGGCCGAGAGCGCGTCGATGGCCCGCACCCCCAGGTGGGCGTCCGCGTGGCGGTGCATGCCCCAGCCCAGCAGGATGGCGGTTGGCTTGCCCAGCCACATGGCCTGGGCCAGGGAGCGCACGTCCGCGGGGGACACGCCGGCCAGGGCGGCGCGCTCCTCCACGGTGGCCTCCAGGGCGATGCGCCGGAAGGCGTCGAAGCCCGTGGCCCGTTCCGACACGAAGGACTGGTCCACCCAGCCGTTCTCCAGGGCGGAGCGGGCCGCGCCCAGGGCCAGGTGGACGTCCGCCCCGGGCCTGGGCTGGATGTGCCGCGAGCACAGGGCCAGACTCTCGGTGGCGGCCGGGTCCACCAGCCAGACCGTCGCGCCGCGCTTGCGGGCCTCGCCCAGGATACGGGTCATGTTGAACTGGGTGACCGCAGGGTTGCGGCCCCAGAGGATGATGGTGCGGGCGTTCAGATGATCCAGCGGGTCGTGGGAGACGCGCACGCCGAAATCCTGCGCCATGGCCGCGTAGGCCGTGCCCGAGCAGAGCGTGCCCGCCAGGCCCGTGACCCCGCCCAGGTGGGCGAAGAAACGCTCGTTGAGCACGGTGAGGGCCGTGCGCTCTCCGTAGCCCTGATAGTGCAGGATGGACTCCGGCCCGGACTCGGCCACGAAGGCCTTGATCTTCTCCGCCCAGAGGTCCAGGGCCTCGCCCCAGCCGATGGCCCGCCAGGCGCCGCCCCTGCGCAGCATGGGGCTGGTGACGCGCTCCGGGCTGTAGACCCGGCGCACGTAGGCTTTCATCTTGCCGCAGCAGCCGCCCTTGTTCAGCGGATGGGCCGGATTGCCCTTGATGGCCGTGAGGCGGCCCTCCTCCACCACGGCCAGCAGGCCGCAGCAACTGGGGCAGTCCCGGGTGCAGGTGGTGACGATGGAACGGGTGTTTTCGGTCGCGCGCATGCGCCAGGCTACCGCAATCGGCCCCAAACCGCCAGCCGACAGCCCGGAGGCCTTGACCCGGGCCCCGGCCAGGTTGCGGGCCTTGACCTGGGCTCCAGCGAGGAGTAGCCAAATCCCCCCTATGCAGCACGCGAACGACGACCATACCGCCCAGCGGGCCGAGCCCTCCGCCCTCTCGCAGGCCCTGCCCATCGTCATGGGCTACCTGCCCGTGGGCTTCGCCTACGGCGTGCTGGCGGTGAAGGCCGGGCTCTCCCTGGCCAACACGGGGCTCATGTCCATCCTGGTCTACGCGGGCTCGGCCCAGCTCATCGCCGTGGACATGATCGGCGCGGGCGCCCCGGCCTCCAGCGTGATAGCCACGGCCTTCATCGTGAACCTGCGCCACGTGCTCTTCTCCGCCGCGCTCTCGCCGTTCCTGGCCAGCTGGCCCGTGCGGCGCATCGCCCGGTTCTGCTTCGAGATGACCGACGAGACCTTCGCCCTGCACGCCACGCGCTTCCACAACAGGCAACTGAGCGCCCGCAAGACCCTGGCCATCAACCTGCTGGCGCATACGGGCTGGATCGTGGGCGGCATCGCCGGGGCCGTGGCTGGGGGCTTCGTGCCCGACGTGAAGCCCCTGGGGCTCGACTACGCCCTGCCCGCCATGTTCGCGGTGCTGCTGGTGGGCCAGCTGCTGAGCCCCGCGCACATCCTGGCCGCGGCCCTGGGCGGCTCCCTGGCCCTGATCATCTCCCAGACCGACGCCTCGGCCTACGCCACCCTGGCCGGAGCCGTCATCGCCGCCGCCACCGCGGCCTTCACGCCATGGACCAGCAAACGATCCTCCTGACCATCCTGGGCATGGCCGCGGTGACCTACCTGCCGCGCGTTGTCCCGGCGCTGTTCTTCGCTTCGCGCCCCATGCCCGAGGTCCTGCGCCGCTTTCTCTCCGTGGTGCCCCCGGCGGTGCTGGGCGCGTTGCTGGCCCAGTCCGTCCTGCTCGAGAAAGGCGCGCTGCACCTGAGCCTGGACAACGCCTTCCTCTGGGCCTCCGCCCTGACCTGCCTGCTTGCCTGGCGCACCAAGGGCTTCTTCGGCCCCGTGCTGGCGGGCTTGTGCTTCGTGGCCCTCTGGCGCGCCATCTTCTAGCCGTTGCCAACAACCTCCGTGCTCGGCTATCCTGGTTCAAACCCAGAGGAGGTCGGACATGGAAGGCTTCACAGACACCGTCGTCATCCGCGGCGAGGAATGCCTCTACAATCCCAAGACCGGCATCGCCATGATCCAGTGCGAGAAGTGCGGCCACATGAACCATGTGGAGATCGAGGTGGTGGACGGGGAGGCGCGCTTCTACGGCTTCTCCTGCGAGAACTGCGGGACGTTCAACAGCCCTGACTAATTGACGTTTTCATTTTGTATACGATTCGTATCACAGTTATGTTGCTGGCCGCCCTGCTGCCCGCCCTTCTCCTGGGCGGCTGCGGGCGCGACGGCGTGGCGCGCCTCAAGGAACAGCGGCACCCCGTGGCCCCCGCCCAGACCCTGGGGGAACTCCTCGGTGCCTGCCCGCTTTTCACCCGGGTGACTTGGTCGGCCACGCCCCAGCCTGACGGTGGCACGCTGGCGCGGGCCACAGGCATCTTCAACCTGGACGCCCTGGTGGGCAGGACGATCCAGGGCCGCACCTTCACCACGCAGGACAGGGCCGCCCTGGCCAAGGCCGGGGCGAATCTGTGTTACGTACTGGAATACCATTTCGGACGGGACGACCCGCAGGGGCGGCAGGTCATGCAGGCCGTGATGCTCGTGACCATGGACTGGACCCAGCCCGCCCCCCTGCAGGGCGACGCGATGCTGCGCGAGATCGCCTCGGGAGCGGCAGGACCGGTGCTGCTGGCCGCCGCCACGGACGCAGCGGCCTACAGCCGGGCGCGGCTTTCGGTGCCGGAAAGGAAGTGACAGAGAGGACGTGAAGGACTTTTAGGGCAGAGGCTCGGAGATGTCGTCCAGGGTGCCCAGGCGGCCGTCCGGCCCCGGGGAAACCACCCGCCCCCTGCCCTGCGGATCGACGGCGAGCACGTAGGGAGAGCCCCAGGGGTCGCTCTGGACCTCGGACGGGGCGGCATCCGCGTTGCCGGGCGGCGGCACGGCCCCGAGGAAAAGCTGCCCGCTGGCCGTCTTCCAGGCCTGCCTGCAGGGGGCGTCAGGGGCTAAGCCGCGCAGGTCCGCACCCGTGCAGGCCTCGAAATCCTTGAGTTTGGGCACCCCTTCCGGAGCTTTCCCAGCGAACCTGGCGACCTGGGTCCAGGCCCGGCCGATGAGGCGCGCTGCCTCAAGGGCCGTCTCCGCCCTGGCGGCGTCCAACCCTGCGGCCAGCCGGGCGCTGCGCGCCTCCTGCCATCTCCACCATCCCCCGAAGATCGCGGCGGCCGCCAGCAGCGCGCAGAGCGTCCGCAAGGCGAGCCTGCGGGCCGCGTCGCGCCCCAGGATGTCCCCAGCGTCCTGCCAGGGCCCGGCGCAGAGGGCCGCGTAGCGCTCCCGCAGCCGCTCCAGGGCCTCCAGGCCCGCGCGCCTGAACGCCTGAAGCGAACCCGGATCGGACCAGCCAGGCTCCAGCCCGGCCGCCGCCTCGGGCAGCAGGGTCAGGGCGGCCAGTTCCCGCAGGCGGAGGTCGGCCTCGCGGGCCAGGCGGGCGGCATCCTCCATGCGCCCCGCATCCAGGGCCTCGCGCATGGATTCCAGCCCCAGCGCAGCGCGCTCCGCCAGCTCCTCGCAGCGCATGCGCCGGAGGCGCGGTTGGTCGTATGCGCCGTTCATTGGACCAACGACTCCTTCACCTGGCGCAGAAACGTCTGCAGGGCCGCGTCGGACACGGTGCGCCCGCCCACGGACAGGGCCGAGAACCGGGACACGGCGTTGCCCTTGGGCGTCACGGCCCGGATGAAATGATGGTCGTGGGACTGGCCGCCGCTGCGCAAGCCGAGCACCCACTCCTGCCCGGCACCGCGCCAGAGGGGCTCCACCGCGCCCAGACCCTTGGCCCGGGTGATGAGGAACTCCTCGAACTGCGCCAGGGAGAAGGCCTTGCCGCCCTTGCTGGTGACGCCCAGGTATTCGCCGTCGGCCGAGAGCACCACCACGGGCAG
Proteins encoded in this region:
- a CDS encoding WD40 repeat domain-containing protein; this translates as MTAARELGSGILEWSLGAFPERAAFSADSAEMAFALGDGRIAVMGVEGQDARFFAPHEGGSCMSLAAHPKGGWLSGGDDGRLVYTSPEGECTMVHEVPGHWLEVMAASQDGGTLAVAAGRTVLVFDLSLGSMTEYGPHQGNVSGLAFSPAGGILAATHVGGVSLWDLDEPSEPIFLELRGLNLAPAFSPDGNFLACGHQENAIHVVDLASRKVFQLGGLPAKPGQLAWSLDGRYLMHTGTRAVVCWPVPDCFNQHPEPVAFAVQEEARMTALAANTRIPFAAAGFGDGTVLLAELKRFTAFPLGLDPGFPVSCLCWSGAGLHLACGMEDGRAALLDLGKMLSEG
- a CDS encoding CobW family GTP-binding protein, which codes for MLPIPVTVLTGYLGAGKTTLLNRILTQEHGKRYAVIVNEFGEVGIDNELVAHSDEEIFEMNNGCICCTVRGDLIRMVGGLIRRKGHLDGVIIETTGLADPAPVIQTFFLDQETKERTALDAVVAVVDARHFQGQLERSAEAREQVIFADAVILNKCDLVDEAGLEEARARIRELNPSVEIIPATRCDVPLEKVMGRRSFDLLRLLDIEPELLDEGAHEHSHGHVQSVSLVSDKAVDFERFKKWIGEFLNAQGQNVYRCKGILHLPGERQRLVFQGVHMLMEMGFGMPWKEGEPRSSKAVFIGRGLDSLALQIAFRDCLVTS
- a CDS encoding molybdopterin-dependent oxidoreductase, whose protein sequence is MRATENTRSIVTTCTRDCPSCCGLLAVVEEGRLTAIKGNPAHPLNKGGCCGKMKAYVRRVYSPERVTSPMLRRGGAWRAIGWGEALDLWAEKIKAFVAESGPESILHYQGYGERTALTVLNERFFAHLGGVTGLAGTLCSGTAYAAMAQDFGVRVSHDPLDHLNARTIILWGRNPAVTQFNMTRILGEARKRGATVWLVDPAATESLALCSRHIQPRPGADVHLALGAARSALENGWVDQSFVSERATGFDAFRRIALEATVEERAALAGVSPADVRSLAQAMWLGKPTAILLGWGMHRHADAHLGVRAIDALSAMTGNVGLPGGGVSQGFEEYGPYDQSAWGHELHPPRRRLLMARIGREILGAKDPPIRMIVTSAANPVCMAPDSDTVAEAFSSREFTVHLGHFLDDTARLADLFLPCATFLEEDDVVAAYGHNFLGPVNKAVEPVGECRPQFDIYQDLAGRFPFAGEYVRPRDEWLRALCEPFIGKGFTLEQLRRGPLRDPDAPMAPWAEGPFATADGRFHFLGQAPSRSMPAPALPLWLLTIGSAEHLCSELTLAEHATLPTARIHPDTGAALGLAHGSPALLQNAQASVTVLVEFDAAQRRDVCLCARGGWLAAGHGLNRLAAARASALGSGTPYYETRVTLLPLPSGAAQGHPVDRESSRN
- a CDS encoding AzlC family ABC transporter permease, translated to MQHANDDHTAQRAEPSALSQALPIVMGYLPVGFAYGVLAVKAGLSLANTGLMSILVYAGSAQLIAVDMIGAGAPASSVIATAFIVNLRHVLFSAALSPFLASWPVRRIARFCFEMTDETFALHATRFHNRQLSARKTLAINLLAHTGWIVGGIAGAVAGGFVPDVKPLGLDYALPAMFAVLLVGQLLSPAHILAAALGGSLALIISQTDASAYATLAGAVIAAATAAFTPWTSKRSS
- a CDS encoding AzlD domain-containing protein codes for the protein MDQQTILLTILGMAAVTYLPRVVPALFFASRPMPEVLRRFLSVVPPAVLGALLAQSVLLEKGALHLSLDNAFLWASALTCLLAWRTKGFFGPVLAGLCFVALWRAIF